In the genome of Halostella limicola, one region contains:
- a CDS encoding DUF7405 family protein — protein sequence MTADRSRREVLKAAVAAGGTSALAACLDEDGDDRGTETTSVPSVPSGADDPSTLPERQHAWNDLVPEDEHGNTVLPRHQILLFLTLPGEGPPDEGARETVETALSTLDRAYERSNEGLVYSIGYSPAYFDRFEDPLPGSVDLPPPRRLSDFEEPTLDEQDAVLHLASDRAAVVLEAEEALAGNATANGVRLSTPLTDALSVDDRRTGFVGDGMPAERQDVKGIPDDADVPEESPLFMGFKAGFVGNQASEDRVTIEEGPFAGGATKHLATIRQRLQDWYVENDFEERVRKTFSPVHAAEERVEGAGHNLGDHSGVTPDLTDRIPGHAREVGQIGHAQKMAAANRDDSGEPLLLRRHFESTDGGESSLHFPSLQRGIGEFERVREAMNGADVDSPTIRQRVNNGILEYIFVKHRGNFLVPPRRHRALPTPRPE from the coding sequence ATGACTGCCGACCGGTCCCGCCGCGAGGTCCTGAAGGCCGCCGTCGCCGCGGGCGGGACGAGCGCGCTCGCGGCCTGCCTCGACGAGGACGGCGACGACCGTGGCACCGAGACGACGTCGGTCCCGTCCGTCCCGTCGGGCGCGGACGACCCCTCGACGCTCCCGGAGCGCCAGCACGCCTGGAACGACCTGGTGCCCGAGGACGAGCACGGCAACACCGTGCTGCCGCGCCACCAGATCCTGCTGTTCCTGACGCTCCCCGGGGAGGGGCCGCCGGACGAGGGCGCGCGGGAGACGGTCGAGACGGCGCTGTCGACGCTCGACCGGGCGTACGAGCGCTCGAACGAGGGGCTGGTCTACTCGATCGGGTACTCGCCGGCGTACTTCGACCGGTTCGAGGACCCGCTCCCCGGGAGCGTCGACTTGCCGCCGCCGCGCCGCCTCTCCGACTTCGAGGAGCCGACCCTCGACGAGCAGGACGCGGTCCTCCACCTCGCGAGCGACCGCGCGGCCGTCGTGCTCGAAGCCGAGGAGGCGCTCGCGGGGAACGCGACGGCGAACGGCGTCCGGCTGTCCACACCGCTGACGGACGCGCTCTCCGTCGACGACCGGCGGACCGGCTTCGTCGGCGACGGGATGCCCGCCGAGCGTCAGGACGTGAAGGGGATCCCCGACGACGCCGACGTTCCGGAGGAGTCGCCGCTGTTCATGGGGTTCAAGGCCGGCTTCGTCGGGAACCAGGCGAGCGAGGACCGGGTGACGATCGAGGAGGGGCCGTTCGCCGGCGGCGCGACGAAGCACCTCGCGACCATCCGCCAGCGCCTGCAGGACTGGTACGTCGAGAACGACTTCGAGGAACGCGTCAGGAAGACCTTCAGCCCCGTTCACGCCGCCGAGGAGCGGGTCGAGGGCGCCGGACACAACCTCGGAGACCACAGCGGCGTCACCCCGGATCTCACCGACCGGATCCCCGGCCACGCCCGCGAGGTCGGCCAGATCGGCCACGCGCAGAAGATGGCCGCGGCGAACCGCGACGACAGCGGCGAACCCTTGCTGCTCCGTCGGCACTTCGAGTCGACCGACGGGGGCGAGTCGAGCCTCCACTTCCCCTCGCTCCAGCGGGGGATCGGGGAGTTCGAGCGCGTCCGGGAGGCGATGAACGGCGCAGACGTCGACTCCCCGACGATCAGACAGCGCGTGAACAACGGCATTCTGGAGTACATCTTCGTCAAGCACCGCGGCAACTTCCTGGTGCCGCCGCGGCGTCACCGGGCGCTGCCGACGCCGCGACCCGAGTGA
- a CDS encoding DUF7282 domain-containing protein, producing MTRRTARAVAALTLAALLVAPLLGAAIGPVGGHGNHVTARSQVSADGSVVVESLFILDGGYLVLHEGSQRGDPVGHVRLDQGGHRGVTVQTDEDWWASQEGAAPLVAVLHRDAEGGDEFDPSVDTPVSAFGSVASSSFAVEKGDAPVTLVATKFSGHGVEDAVTVPRVELDRDGYVVVRAEADGEPGEVVGHSAVAAGNHTDVEVPVDADALGEDGETVYLWVSLVRDDGDGAYGEGDEPVVVGDDPVRSRIQATLGGSNGSLDVGVNTPTATTDSTGDATNDGPAKGSDDADGEDSGGEGTSMPAVGVVGTVAAVLAAVALGVRRR from the coding sequence ATGACCCGGCGGACCGCGAGGGCGGTCGCCGCCCTCACGCTCGCGGCCCTGCTGGTCGCGCCGCTGCTCGGCGCCGCCATCGGGCCGGTCGGCGGCCACGGGAACCACGTCACGGCGCGCTCGCAGGTGTCGGCGGACGGGTCGGTCGTCGTCGAGTCCCTGTTCATCCTCGACGGCGGCTATCTGGTGCTCCACGAGGGGAGCCAGCGCGGCGATCCGGTCGGCCACGTCCGTCTGGACCAGGGCGGGCACCGCGGCGTCACCGTCCAGACGGACGAGGACTGGTGGGCGTCGCAAGAGGGGGCCGCCCCGCTCGTCGCGGTACTGCACCGGGACGCGGAGGGGGGCGACGAGTTCGACCCGTCGGTCGACACGCCGGTGTCGGCCTTCGGGAGCGTCGCGTCGTCGTCGTTCGCCGTCGAGAAGGGCGACGCCCCCGTCACCCTCGTCGCGACGAAGTTCTCCGGCCACGGCGTCGAGGACGCCGTGACGGTCCCCCGCGTCGAACTCGACCGGGACGGCTACGTGGTGGTCCGGGCGGAGGCGGACGGCGAACCCGGCGAGGTCGTCGGCCACAGCGCCGTCGCGGCGGGCAACCACACCGACGTCGAGGTGCCGGTCGACGCCGACGCGCTCGGCGAGGACGGCGAGACCGTCTACCTCTGGGTGAGCCTCGTCCGCGACGACGGCGACGGCGCCTACGGCGAGGGGGACGAACCGGTCGTCGTCGGCGACGACCCCGTGCGGTCGCGGATCCAGGCGACCCTCGGCGGCAGTAACGGGTCGCTGGACGTCGGGGTGAACACACCCACTGCGACGACGGACTCGACTGGCGACGCGACGAACGACGGCCCGGCGAAGGGCAGCGACGACGCGGACGGCGAGGATTCCGGCGGCGAGGGGACGAGTATGCCCGCCGTCGGCGTCGTCGGAACCGTCGCCGCCGTGCTCGCGGCCGTGGCGCTGGGGGTGCGGCGGCGATGA
- a CDS encoding transcription initiation factor IIB family protein, translating to MYRARDRVDNEEWIETLHAAADRLDLGAEPRSTAVDLFLTAIQSADGSKRTVMAASLYAGSLIAGEQRSQGAVADAADVSRLSIQQRWKEVLRTAGLEPPGW from the coding sequence ATGTATCGGGCCCGGGACCGGGTGGACAACGAGGAGTGGATCGAGACGCTCCACGCCGCGGCGGACCGGCTGGACCTCGGCGCGGAGCCGCGCTCGACCGCGGTCGACCTGTTCCTGACGGCGATCCAGTCGGCCGACGGTTCGAAGCGCACGGTCATGGCGGCGAGCCTCTACGCTGGGTCGCTCATCGCCGGCGAGCAGCGGTCGCAGGGCGCGGTCGCGGACGCGGCGGACGTATCGAGGCTGAGCATCCAGCAGCGGTGGAAAGAGGTGCTGCGGACAGCGGGGCTGGAGCCGCCGGGCTGGTGA
- a CDS encoding iron transporter, whose protein sequence is MNRRKYLAASASVPLLAGCLDGVVGSDDATTGGTTESDGSERTTSDAPDADGVYVQPFVENMLRAGTATSGDYRFAVFYTFPHRFWTVTGTERSEQPMLDEHSLHLMASVWDPETETILPDTGLSVEITRDGELVSEEVIYPMVSQRMGFHYGANFTLDGDGTYAVDVSVGGMSTRRTGAFEGQFADPASATVEFDFTADQRDRLTSQDVDEGGDPGTVQPMEMEALPIGRAAPPESLPGTVRGSATADGVTYVVTTLSDERFGDGTYVAVSARTRYNSLLLPEMGLSGSLSRDGETLYEGPFERTLDSELDYHYGALVDDAAAGDDLSLAVEVPPQVARHQGYERAFLETPTVDLTLE, encoded by the coding sequence ATGAATCGTCGGAAGTACCTCGCCGCCAGCGCATCGGTCCCCCTCCTCGCCGGCTGTCTCGACGGCGTCGTCGGCAGCGACGACGCGACGACCGGCGGTACGACGGAAAGCGACGGGTCGGAACGGACGACGAGCGACGCGCCCGACGCCGACGGCGTCTACGTGCAGCCGTTCGTCGAGAACATGCTCCGCGCGGGAACTGCGACCAGCGGTGACTACCGGTTCGCCGTGTTCTACACGTTCCCGCACCGTTTCTGGACGGTGACCGGCACCGAACGGTCCGAGCAGCCGATGCTCGACGAACACTCCCTGCACCTGATGGCGTCGGTGTGGGACCCCGAGACGGAGACCATCCTGCCGGACACGGGGCTGTCGGTCGAGATAACCCGGGACGGAGAGCTCGTCTCGGAGGAGGTCATCTACCCCATGGTCTCCCAGCGTATGGGCTTTCACTACGGCGCGAACTTCACGCTCGACGGCGACGGCACGTACGCCGTCGACGTGAGCGTCGGCGGGATGTCCACCCGCCGGACGGGCGCGTTCGAGGGGCAATTCGCCGACCCGGCGAGCGCGACCGTCGAGTTCGACTTCACGGCTGACCAGCGCGACCGACTCACCAGTCAGGACGTCGACGAGGGGGGCGACCCCGGCACCGTCCAGCCGATGGAGATGGAGGCGCTGCCCATCGGCCGCGCCGCGCCGCCGGAGTCGCTGCCGGGAACGGTCCGCGGGTCGGCGACGGCGGACGGCGTCACGTACGTCGTGACGACGCTGTCCGACGAGCGCTTCGGCGACGGCACGTACGTCGCCGTCTCCGCCCGGACGCGGTACAACTCGCTGCTCCTGCCGGAGATGGGCCTGTCGGGGTCGCTATCGCGGGACGGCGAGACGCTGTACGAGGGTCCGTTCGAGCGGACGCTCGACTCCGAACTGGACTACCACTACGGCGCACTCGTCGACGACGCCGCGGCGGGCGACGACCTGTCGCTCGCCGTCGAGGTCCCGCCGCAGGTCGCCCGCCATCAGGGGTACGAGCGGGCGTTCCTCGAAACGCCGACCGTCGACCTGACGCTCGAATGA